The nucleotide sequence GacatggtaattatctatcTTGCGACGACAAAAATGGAAGATAGTTCAAGTAGGGATTGGGAACAACGCAAAGCAAATACTTTAAAGGAACGAGCGGATTTAGTGGAGAGGTTAGATCGCGGAACAAATGAACGTGAATAATGCTGACGTCAGTGGGAACGTTGGGTCAAATTGCCCCTTAATCATTTGGTGCAATAGAACACtatttaattagaaaaaatatttttattgaattattcATCTAAATAAATCCTATTTGTACGATTACTCATATAAGATTTCCCAATTTCAGTTTATCAATGCTTCAAATCTAGTATATGGTGGGATGGTCCTGTTTGGTTGTCGGAATCCTCGTCCAATTGGCCGCACGAAGCTTCAATAGATTCCGAAGATGATGACGTGTCAGCCGAAGAACGAATCGTTACCGCTGCGATTACTGAAAGGGTTCAAAATTGTATACTTACCTTGATCGAGCGTTTCtcgaatttaaataaaatagagaATATAGTTGTATATGTACTGCGCTTCATTTCAAGTTGCAGAAAAACAAGTAGATATAGAAATGTAACGCTTTCGCTTTTTGAAAAGCAGAATGCTCTTCATGTCATCGTTCGTCTGGTCCAGAACGAACATTTCGAAGAAGTATTTCAGCAAATTAGAGCTGGCAAGCTATTATCCAAACCAATTAGAAAACTCTCACCTTTTATTAGCAGAGAGAACTTACTCAGAGTGGGTGGACGACTCAAACATTCAGACCTCCCATATGACGCAAAACACCCAATTTTACTGCCTAGTCGTCATCGATTGTGTGAACTAATTGTGGAACATCTGTGggacaatttaaaaagagaGTAAAACGAATTTGCGTTACAACGTGACttgacttttttatttttttaataataataaacaacacTTTTTGTATCTCTATggatttacaatttttgttaaaaaagaacttattactatgatttatattttgatgaattcatttatgatttaatttataattgtggTGGTTGCCACATATATTCCCTCCCACAACAGGAAATGATAATGGctataaaaagaaaaggagTAACGAAACATTCAGTCTTGAATTGAAAAACGCTGTTTTTATTACCAATATTTCGATTTCCAAcaaaggaaaataaatattggttCAGCAACAGACCATTTGAAATGCATATAAAAAGAAACGCGTCTGTTGACGTATAGTACTGTCAActgatgtttataaaattaatttggttattttaaattgacaatGTGATGAATTTTGGTTAATTAGTTATTCTGATGTATCAACGTAATTGACATTGTCATAATTGTCATGCAACTTATCATTCAAAATGAATGCAGGTTTTAAACGATCTATGCTGATGGTATCATGTAAGTTATTACGAAGAATCTTAAAggttttttcatattttttaataaccttATAAGGTGCATCATAACTAAAATTAAGTGAAGGTCGACGACCTTCGATTctaacaaaaacataatttgagaaaagaaatctttgataaatttcataatttaacTCATTATGGCATTCGATCAACACTTCACAATCTTAAATCTCGCTTCTTTTGGCCTCACATGtctagaaacattcaattATGGACAAAAGCTTGTCTAAATTGCCAACAAGCGAAAGTTCATAGACATATCAAATCTCCTCCTCAGAACATACCCATTCCGAGAGGTAGATTTGAACATATACATATTGATTTAATTGGTCCTCTTTCCCCATCACTTGGTTGTACTTACATACTAACCGTTATTGATCGGTTTACTCGATGGCCTGAAGCGTTTACCCTCAAAGATATAACCTCTTCCACCATAGCGACTACATTACAATCGTGTTTACATCCTGGTTACAGaacattattttctattgTTGCCAATCAGTTTTGGATAATTTCACCTCGACATGTAATATATAAAGTAATATCTAATTGCGTTAGATGTTTCAGAGCCCGTCCTAGGTCCTATTCACCAATGATGGCAGATTTACCGACATTTCGTGTCCAACAGTTGAGAGCATTTACAACGGTGGGTGTTGACTATGCTGGCCCATTCATTACCACCACCCACAAGTATAGAGGTgtaaaaacattcaaatcttATATCTGCATTTTCGTTTGCGCCTCCACGAAAGCTGTCCATTTGGAATTGGTGTCCGAATTGACCAGTGATGCATTTATTGCTGCCTTGCGACGATTCATATCACGCCGAGGAAGTTGCACTACTATATTTTCCGATCGTGGCACAAACTTCGTCGGAGCCTACAACCAACTGACGAAACTTGCCCAAGATGGCGGCGGTGAACTAGGCATACAATGGCTTTTTAATCCACCTGCTTCGCCGCATTTCAACGGACTCACCGAAGCGGGCGTTAAATCTGTTAAGACCCATCTACACAGAGTCGTTGGTAAACAAGTTATGACTTACGAAGAGCTTTATACTTTGTTGGTACAAATTGAGGCAGTATTAAATTCCCGGCCTCTATGCCCTTTGAGTGCCGATCCAAACGATTTGCAAACCCTAACTCCTGGTCATTTTTTAGCTCTTTCCCCTCTAAACTCTGAAATTCCTAATGATGAGTGGCAACTGTTGCAAGGAATGCTTCAACACTTCTGAAGAAGATGGAGCAATGAATACCTGCATACTTTGCAACAACGGTGTAAATGGAACGtcccaataaaaaatatacaggctgGAACCGTAGTATTAATCAGAGATGAAATGAAAACTCCATTACAATGGGCCCTTGGACGGATAACACAAAGTCATCCTGGCGCAGACGGTATTGTGCGCGTCGTAACCGTTCGCACTACGCAAGGGTTATTACAACGCCCTGTAATAAAACTTTGTCCCCTACCTtcagaaacttaaaattttgttaatcgCATTTTTACCGTTTTCTTGTTAGTAGtatagaaacgccgattctagacCGGAAATTGCACCTCCGCACCTCCGTGACGTCATCAATccaatgtaaaaggatagggaagggtaccaacctaaggcggaggtgaaaaaaaaaataggttggtattggaaaagtaactagatctggtgaattttttaaaaagtaacgCGCCACCTAGTGGCTGGTAGTGGAACTAAACCATTACCAACCAGGTAGACGGttaccttttttaaaaaagtaacgcGCCACCTAGTGGTTGGTAGTGGAACTAAACCACTACCAACCAGGTTGActgttacttttttaaaaatcaccagGTCTGgttaccaacctattttttcccCCAAGCCTTTGGTTGACACCCctccctatccttttacatcgGGCGGATGACGTCACGGAGGTGCGGAGGTGCGACAACTTCCTgtctagaatcggcgtttctgAAAGATGGCGCGCCTCACAACTCTTGAATGCGCGTGCGCAGGAGCTTGGGAATATtccggaaaataataataacacaatttaatttttccccccaatcaacccaataaaagtattaataaacattttaattacataataaatagtaaaaaaataataaaaaccttaatgttatggtacttttttacaaattcaattatatgAGCGGGCTTCGGTTTA is from Onthophagus taurus isolate NC chromosome 8, IU_Otau_3.0, whole genome shotgun sequence and encodes:
- the LOC111418409 gene encoding uncharacterized protein; the protein is MEDSSSRDWEQRKANTLKERADLVERARPRSYSPMMADLPTFRVQQLRAFTTVGVDYAGPFITTTHKYRGVKTFKSYICIFVCASTKAVHLELVSELTSDAFIAALRRFISRRGSCTTIFSDRGTNFVGAYNQLTKLAQDGGGELGIQWLFNPPASPHFNGLTEAGVKSVKTHLHRVVGKQVMTYEELYTLLVQIEAVLNSRPLCPLSADPNDLQTLTPGHFLALSPLNSEIPNDEWQLLQGMLQHF